The DNA segment CAAGTAGGGCTTCAGGCGGCCTGCATGTGCCAGCCAACTGGATACGGACGGTCAAGACGACCGGACAAGGCGAAAGCCCGGCGTGCCGATTGGTGCCGGCCGGCGCTCAGAACGGCTTGGCGCCCATGATGGCGGCCGTGGCCAGCAGAAACACCAGTTGCAGCACCAGCACCAGGCGGCGTGTGCTGGGGTTGGGCGCCGTCAGCAGCCGCTTGGCAACGCCGCAGCACACGCCGTGCACCACGTACAGGATCAGGCCGATGTAGGGATACATCATCTGCTGCCAGGGGCCGACAAAGGTGACGGCCAGGCCGGTGAGCGCAGCCAGGCCGCCAAAGACCCGGGTGAAGCCATAGCTGAGCGTGGCCTTGCGTGCGGGCAGTGCCTTCCAGGCCAGTGCAGTGAACAGCAGGGCGCACAGCAGGGTCAGCACGGCCAGCAGCATGTGGGAATGTTTGAGAGCGATGTACATGGGGTGATACGGTGTGGAAGTTCTTATGAAAACAGGAGCTTGCTGTGCACTGTTGGTATGGTTCTGCAGACTATTTTGCGTGGAAAAAATGCTTGCAGCTGCCAGTCAGCTATCTGTGGGCGGTGCTGCGGCGGCGCTGGCCGTGGTGCGCAGCGTCTCCAGGTGGATGCTGGTTTCGGAGTGGCTGATGCCCTTGATCAGGCGGATGCGCTCCAGCGCCCGCGCCAGTTCGGGCAGGGTGGCCACCTGCAGCTCGGCCAGCAGGTCCCACTGGCCGTTGGTGGCGTGCAGGGCCTGCACGGCGGGTTCGCCCAGCAAGGTGGCGGTCACCCTGCGTGCGTCATTGCCTTCGATGGCAATGCTCATCCAGGCCTGCAGTCCGCCGGTCTCGGCTTCGGGTTTGAGGCGCAGCGTGTAGCCCACGATCACGCCTTCGTCTTCCAGGCGGCGCAAACGGTTGGTCACGGTGCCGCGCGACACCTGCAGCCGCGCGGCCAAGGTGGCCACGCTTTCACGGGCGTTGTGGCGCAGCAGGGCAATCAGGCGCTGGTCGATCTGATCCAGATTGAACATAGTGGCAACGATGGCTGTCGATATGGCAGATTTTTGCCGATTTTGAACAGTTTTTGGCGATATGAATTGCCGCTGGCCTGTGTCACGCTCATGCCATCTCTTCCGCGCACCCTGGGTGCTGCTTTGCCGGAGGCAATTTTCATGACTGCACTGACCGCTGTACACCGCCTGCCGAGCGCCCAGGTACACACCGACTTCCTGAGCGCCACCGATGCCGCGCGCCTGGTGGCGCGCGTCGGCGTGGTCGAATGCGTGCGCCGCATCACCCAAGCGCTGGAGGCCGACTTCGGCCGCTGGAACGACTTTGACAAGACCGCACGCACGGCAGCCCATTCCGCGCAGGGTGTGATCGAACTCATGCCCGTGGCCGATGCGCACGATTACGCCTTCAAATACGTCAACGGCCACCCCGTCAACACCCAGCACGGCCTGCCCACGGTGATGGCTTTTGGCGCGCTGGCCGATGTGGCCACCGGCATGCCGCGCTTTGTCAGCGAACTGACGCTGACCACGGCCTTGCGCACCGCCGCCACCTCGGTCATGGTAGCGCGCACGCTGGCCCGGCCTGGCAGCCACCGCATGGCATTGATCGGCAACGGCGCCCAAAGCGAATTCCAGGCCTTGGCGTTTATCGATCAATTGGGGGTGCGTGAACTGCGGCTGTTCGATGTGGACCGTGCCGCCAGCGCCAAGCTGCAGCGCAACCTGGCACCGTTTGCGGCCCTGTATGGGGTCGAGGTGCAGATGGTGGACAGCGTGCATGCGGCCGTGCAGGGCGCCGATGTGGTCACCACCGTCACCGCCGACAAGCGCAATGCCGTGGTGCTGGACGCCAGCGCACTGGCGCCGGGCATGCACATCAACGCCGTGGGCGGGGACTGCCCCGGCAAGACCGAGCTGGATGCCGAGGTGCTGGCACGCAGCAGCGTCTTTGTCGAATATGAACCCCAGACCCGGCTGGAGGGTGAGCTGCAGCAGATGCCGGCCGACTTTGCCGTGACCGAGTTCTGGCGGGTGCTGAGCGGCGCGGCGCCCGGCCGGGTGTCGGATGCCCAGATCACCCTGTTTGATTCCGTGGGCTTTGCGCTGGAAGATTATTCCGCCCTGCGCACCATGCAGGCGCTGGGCCGGGAGGCGGGGCTGCTGTCGCGCATCGAGCTGGTGCCCACGCTGGCAGATCCCAAGGATTTGTTTGCCCTGCTGCACCAGGGTGAGGATATGCACCAGGCAACGCTGCCCTCCGTGGAGCGCGCGGCCTGGCACAAAGTGGCGTGAGGATGGAAATGCTTCAGAAAGACGAGTTGGCCGTGCAGGTGCACCAGGCCGTGACGCTGATCGGTGTGCCCACGGACGTGGGCGCGGGGCGCCTGGGTGCTGCCATGGGGCCGGATGCCCTGCGCGTGGCCCAGCTGGGCCCGGCCTTGGCGCATTTTGGCGTGGATGTGCAGGACATCGGCAACCTGGCCGGCCCGCCCAATCCGCGCGGTGCACGCGATGCGCAAGGCCTGCGCAACTATGCCGAATGCCAGGCCTGGAACCAGGCCACGCACGACACCGTGCTGGCGCAGCTGCAGGCTGGGCGCATGCCCATCATGCTGGGCGGCGACCACACGCTGGCCACCGGTTCCATCAGCGCCGTGGCGCGCTACTGCCGTATGGCGGGCAAGCGCCTGCGCGTGCTGTGGCTGGATGCCCATGCCGACTGCAACCTGCCCGACATCAGCCCTACCGGCAATCTGCACGGCATGCCCGTGGCCAGCCTGTGCGGTCACGGTCCGGCTCCGCTGGCCGGCATGGCCGGCTTCACGCCCGCGCTGCAGGGGCCAGACATCTGCCAGATCGGCCTGCGCAGCGTGGACGAGGTGGAAAAACGCATGATCCAGCGCCTGGGTCTGGAAGTGTTCGATATGCGTGCCATTGACGAGCAAGGCATGCGTGCCGTGATGCAGCAGGCCCTGGCCGGGCTGGAAGGGCCTGAAGGCGACGATGTGCACCTGCACCTGAGCTTTGATGTGGACTTTCTGGACCCCGATATCGCTCCCGGCACCGGCACCACCGTGCGCGGCGGGCCGAACTACCGCGAAGCCCAGCTGTGCATGGAAATGATTGCCGACACCGGCCGCCTGGCATCGCTGGACATTGTGGAGTTGAACCCGGCTCTGGACATCCGCAACCAGACGGCCGAGCTGGTGGTGGATCTGGTGGAAAGCCTGTTCGGCAAGAGCACGCTGGTGCGCTAGTGCGAAGCAGCCCGGGCTGACGTGGTTCCGCTCCGTCGCCCCATCCCGTCTCACCATCTGCGTTCCGGCATTCCCGGTGCGCTGCCGCAGGACGCCGTAGCGGCGTCCTTGCATCTGTGCTGCTCAGCCGCGCCGCTGCAGCCGTTCCGTTCCCAGGTGCAGCGCCAGCTTGGCGTCCAGCGGCAGTGGTTCACCGTGCAGGCGCGCGGCCAGCAGCTCGCCGCAGAGGATGGACAGCGTCAGCCCGCGCGCGCCCAGGGCGGTGAGGGCCCACAGGCCTGCCAGGTTCTCCCCGGTGTCGTCTGAGCCAGCCCCCGGGGCTGCAGAGCCCACCGCGTGCGCAGTTGCCGCCGGCCCCACCGGCCCCACGATCGGCAGCCGGTCGTGGCTGGCCACCCGCACCCGGCCCCAGGTCGGGCTGCAGCGGGCATCTTGCGGGTCAAACCAGGGGGCCATGGCTGCGCCGCTGGCGGGCAGCAGTGTGGACAGCTTGCCGTGGTTCACCGCGTGGGCGGCCGCCTGGTCGGCTGCGGAGATGGGCATGGCGGTCACATCGCGCTCGAAGGTGGAGCCCATGACCCAGATTTCACCATGCTGCGGGTCTTGCGGCTGTGGAATATGGGTGACCAGATTGCCATTGCCGTTGACCGGGAAGGGCGGCAGGGCGCTGGCGTTGTCTGCGGTGTGCAGCCCCCAGCTGATCTGCCCGCGGATGGGTTGCAGCGGCCACGGTTGCCGGTGCGGCAGCAAGTCAGCCGTGGCGGGGCCGCAGGCCAGTACCGCCAGGTCGGCCTCGGCCAGGATGCGGTCGTCTGCGTCCAGCGCCTGCCAGCGGCCATCTGCGCTGCGCTGCAGGCGGGCCACCACGGCATGCGCCTGCACACGGATCTGCGGGTGATGCAACTGGGCCTGCACCAGCTGGGCCGGGCGCACCCAGCCGGCTTGCTGGTGCCAGCAGGCCACGGTGTCCGGTGGGAGGCCGGCCCGGGACAGCTGGGTGGCGCTGGCGCTGTGGCTCCAATCGTCCCCCGGGCCGCCGGCCCAACTG comes from the Comamonas terrigena NBRC 13299 genome and includes:
- a CDS encoding Lrp/AsnC family transcriptional regulator, with the protein product MDQIDQRLIALLRHNARESVATLAARLQVSRGTVTNRLRRLEDEGVIVGYTLRLKPEAETGGLQAWMSIAIEGNDARRVTATLLGEPAVQALHATNGQWDLLAELQVATLPELARALERIRLIKGISHSETSIHLETLRTTASAAAAPPTDS
- a CDS encoding ornithine cyclodeaminase; translated protein: MTALTAVHRLPSAQVHTDFLSATDAARLVARVGVVECVRRITQALEADFGRWNDFDKTARTAAHSAQGVIELMPVADAHDYAFKYVNGHPVNTQHGLPTVMAFGALADVATGMPRFVSELTLTTALRTAATSVMVARTLARPGSHRMALIGNGAQSEFQALAFIDQLGVRELRLFDVDRAASAKLQRNLAPFAALYGVEVQMVDSVHAAVQGADVVTTVTADKRNAVVLDASALAPGMHINAVGGDCPGKTELDAEVLARSSVFVEYEPQTRLEGELQQMPADFAVTEFWRVLSGAAPGRVSDAQITLFDSVGFALEDYSALRTMQALGREAGLLSRIELVPTLADPKDLFALLHQGEDMHQATLPSVERAAWHKVA
- the rocF gene encoding arginase, with the protein product MLQKDELAVQVHQAVTLIGVPTDVGAGRLGAAMGPDALRVAQLGPALAHFGVDVQDIGNLAGPPNPRGARDAQGLRNYAECQAWNQATHDTVLAQLQAGRMPIMLGGDHTLATGSISAVARYCRMAGKRLRVLWLDAHADCNLPDISPTGNLHGMPVASLCGHGPAPLAGMAGFTPALQGPDICQIGLRSVDEVEKRMIQRLGLEVFDMRAIDEQGMRAVMQQALAGLEGPEGDDVHLHLSFDVDFLDPDIAPGTGTTVRGGPNYREAQLCMEMIADTGRLASLDIVELNPALDIRNQTAELVVDLVESLFGKSTLVR